One stretch of Streptomyces sp. NBC_00443 DNA includes these proteins:
- the hrcA gene encoding heat-inducible transcriptional repressor HrcA — translation MLNERRLQVLRAIVQDYVGTEEPVGSKALTERHNLGVSPATVRNDMAALEDEGFIAQPHTSAGRIPTDKGYRLFVDKLAGVKPMTPPERRAIQNFLDGAVDLDDVVARTVRLLAQLTRQVAVVQYPSLTRSTVRHVELLSLAPARVMLVLITDTGRVEQRMIDCPAPFGEASLADLRARLNSRVAGRRFTDVPTLVEDLPEGFDTEDRGTVSAVLSTLLETLVEENEERLMIGGTANLTRFGHDFPLTIRPVLEALEEHVVLLKLLGEAGDSGMTVRIGHENAYEGLNSTSVVSVGYGSGGEAVAKLGVVGPTRMDYPGTMGAVRAVARYVGQILAES, via the coding sequence TTGCTGAATGAACGCAGGCTTCAGGTGTTGCGCGCCATCGTCCAGGACTATGTCGGGACCGAGGAGCCGGTCGGGTCGAAGGCGCTGACCGAGCGGCACAACCTCGGGGTCTCCCCGGCGACCGTCCGCAACGACATGGCTGCCCTGGAGGACGAGGGATTCATCGCCCAGCCGCACACCAGCGCGGGGCGCATCCCGACCGACAAGGGTTACCGGCTGTTCGTCGACAAGCTCGCCGGCGTCAAGCCGATGACCCCGCCGGAGCGGCGCGCCATCCAGAACTTCCTCGACGGCGCCGTCGACCTCGACGACGTCGTGGCGCGCACCGTGCGGCTGCTCGCGCAGCTCACGCGGCAGGTCGCCGTGGTGCAGTACCCGTCCCTGACCCGGTCCACCGTCCGGCATGTGGAGCTGCTCTCGCTCGCGCCCGCGCGTGTGATGCTCGTGCTGATCACGGACACCGGGCGGGTCGAACAGCGGATGATCGACTGTCCCGCGCCGTTCGGCGAGGCCTCGCTCGCGGATCTGCGCGCGCGGCTCAACAGCCGGGTCGCGGGGCGGCGCTTCACCGATGTGCCGACGCTCGTCGAGGACCTCCCCGAGGGCTTCGACACAGAGGACCGCGGCACCGTCTCGGCCGTGCTCTCCACCCTTCTGGAGACACTCGTCGAGGAGAACGAAGAGCGGCTGATGATCGGCGGCACCGCCAATCTCACCCGCTTCGGACATGACTTCCCCCTCACCATCCGGCCCGTCCTGGAGGCCCTCGAGGAGCATGTCGTGCTCCTCAAACTCCTTGGCGAGGCAGGGGATTCGGGCATGACCGTACGCATCGGTCACGAGAACGCCTATGAGGGACTCAACTCCACGTCTGTCGTGTCGGTCGGCTACGGTTCGGGCGGCGAGGCAGTTGCCAAGCTCGGCGTGGTCGGACCGACCCGCATGGATTACCCGGGAACGATGGGAGCGGTACGCGCAGTGGCACGGTACGTCGGACAGATCCTGGCGGAGTCGTAA
- the dnaJ gene encoding molecular chaperone DnaJ yields the protein MATDYYAVLGVRRDASQEEIKKAFRRLARELHPDVNPDPKTQERFKEINAAYEVLSDPQKKQVYDLGGDPLSQAGGAGAGGFGAGGFGNFSDIMDAFFGTASQRGPRSRTRRGQDAMIRLEIELDEAAFGTTKDIQVDTAVVCNTCNGEGAAPGTSAQTCDMCRGRGEVSQVTRSFLGQVMTSRPCPQCQGFGTVVPTPCPECAGDGRVRSRRTLTVKIPAGVDNGTRIQLAGEGEVGPGGGPAGDLYVEIHELPHSTFQRRGDDLHCTVTIPMTAASLGTKVPLETLDGVEEVDIRPGTQSGQSIPLHGRGVTHLRGGGRGDLIVHVEVTTPTKLDPEQERLLRELAKLRGEERPTGQFQPGQQGLFSRLKDAFNGR from the coding sequence GTGGCCACGGACTACTACGCCGTTCTCGGCGTGCGTCGCGACGCGTCGCAGGAAGAGATCAAGAAGGCCTTCCGGCGGCTCGCACGCGAGCTGCACCCGGACGTCAATCCGGACCCGAAGACCCAGGAGCGGTTCAAGGAGATCAACGCCGCTTACGAGGTGTTGTCGGACCCGCAGAAGAAGCAGGTCTACGACCTCGGCGGCGACCCGCTGTCCCAGGCGGGCGGCGCGGGAGCGGGCGGCTTCGGTGCGGGCGGCTTCGGGAACTTCTCGGACATCATGGACGCCTTCTTCGGTACGGCGTCCCAGCGCGGCCCGCGTTCGCGCACCCGCCGGGGCCAGGACGCGATGATCCGGCTGGAGATCGAGCTCGACGAGGCGGCCTTCGGCACGACGAAGGACATCCAGGTCGACACGGCCGTCGTCTGCAACACCTGCAACGGTGAGGGGGCTGCCCCCGGCACCTCCGCCCAGACGTGTGACATGTGCCGCGGTCGCGGTGAGGTGTCGCAGGTGACGCGGTCCTTCCTGGGCCAGGTCATGACCTCCCGGCCCTGCCCGCAGTGTCAGGGGTTCGGGACCGTGGTTCCCACGCCGTGCCCCGAGTGCGCGGGCGACGGGCGCGTACGGTCCCGCCGGACCCTCACGGTCAAGATCCCCGCCGGTGTCGACAACGGCACCCGGATCCAGCTCGCCGGCGAGGGCGAGGTCGGCCCCGGTGGCGGTCCCGCCGGTGACCTGTACGTCGAGATCCACGAGCTGCCGCACTCGACCTTCCAGCGGCGCGGCGACGACCTGCACTGCACGGTGACGATCCCGATGACCGCGGCGTCCCTCGGCACGAAGGTGCCGCTGGAGACCCTCGACGGCGTGGAGGAGGTCGACATCCGGCCCGGCACCCAGTCCGGTCAGTCGATTCCGCTGCACGGACGCGGTGTGACGCATCTGCGGGGCGGCGGGCGCGGCGACCTCATCGTCCACGTCGAGGTCACCACGCCGACCAAGCTGGACCCCGAGCAGGAGCGATTGCTGCGTGAGCTGGCCAAGCTGCGCGGCGAGGAGCGGCCGACGGGGCAGTTCCAGCCGGGTCAGCAGGGGTTGTTCTCGCGGTTGAAGGATGCGTTCAACGGGCGCTGA
- a CDS encoding MBL fold metallo-hydrolase, whose amino-acid sequence MTVTWEELGWERLATGVGRCRLPSWDCTAGLVLGRDTALVIDAGSSLGEGVRLRTQAQWLAGHRVTHLALTHPHFDHVFGAAAFAGAEVYGPVGMDTVFAHERAELRSDAVGNGLDPDAADEALDALVRPRHQVSGEWTLDLEGGRQVLLANVGPAHTAHDLVVLVPGAASGDREVVFCGDLVEESGEPQAGPDAVPSHWPAALDRLLDLGGEDALYVPGHGAVVDAEFVRRQRDALAARFGVSP is encoded by the coding sequence ATGACGGTGACTTGGGAAGAGCTCGGGTGGGAACGGCTGGCGACCGGGGTGGGCAGGTGCCGGCTCCCGAGCTGGGACTGCACGGCGGGGCTGGTCTTGGGCCGGGACACGGCGCTCGTGATCGACGCCGGGTCAAGCCTCGGGGAAGGTGTGCGGTTGCGTACGCAGGCACAGTGGCTCGCGGGTCACCGTGTGACTCATCTCGCGCTCACCCATCCCCACTTCGATCATGTCTTCGGGGCTGCGGCGTTCGCGGGGGCGGAGGTGTACGGCCCGGTGGGCATGGACACGGTGTTCGCGCACGAGCGTGCGGAACTGCGCTCGGACGCCGTGGGCAACGGCCTGGACCCGGACGCCGCCGACGAGGCGCTGGACGCCCTGGTCCGCCCCCGCCATCAGGTGAGCGGCGAGTGGACCCTCGACCTGGAGGGCGGCCGCCAGGTCCTGCTCGCGAACGTGGGCCCGGCCCACACGGCCCACGATCTGGTCGTGCTGGTGCCGGGCGCGGCCTCCGGTGATCGGGAGGTCGTCTTCTGCGGCGACCTGGTGGAGGAGTCCGGCGAACCCCAGGCGGGCCCCGACGCCGTACCGTCGCACTGGCCTGCCGCCCTGGACCGCCTGTTGGACCTGGGCGGCGAGGACGCGCTGTACGTGCCCGGTCACGGAGCGGTGGTGGACGCGGAGTTCGTACGACGCCAGCGCGACGCCTTGGCGGCCCGTTTCGGCGTGTCGCCCTGA
- a CDS encoding VOC family protein, with translation MELAQVRLLVGDFAACYRFYADVLGLKPQSGATNGPYEKFSPATGSAGIALQDRAMMAGVLGELGDEARGHRSLVVLRVDDLDAYCTQITERGATLLHDPTPLTDRMRVAHLKDPEGNLVELQEWLLLRT, from the coding sequence GTGGAACTCGCCCAAGTAAGGCTCCTGGTCGGCGACTTCGCCGCCTGCTACCGCTTCTACGCCGATGTCCTCGGCCTCAAGCCGCAGTCGGGCGCGACGAACGGGCCCTACGAGAAGTTCAGCCCCGCCACCGGTTCGGCGGGCATCGCCCTCCAGGACCGGGCGATGATGGCCGGGGTCCTGGGCGAACTCGGCGACGAGGCCAGGGGACATCGCTCACTGGTGGTCCTGCGCGTCGACGATCTGGACGCCTACTGCACACAGATCACCGAACGCGGCGCGACCCTCCTCCACGACCCCACCCCGCTGACCGACCGCATGCGCGTCGCCCACCTCAAGGACCCTGAGGGGAACCTGGTGGAACTTCAGGAGTGGCTGCTGCTGCGCACCTGA
- a CDS encoding 16S rRNA (uracil(1498)-N(3))-methyltransferase encodes MTAPVFVVESLERGHLSGGEYVLDGPEGRHAVSVKRLRVGEEVVLTDGLGRWAAGVVKAAEGKDRLVVGVGAVAEEPVAQPRITVVQALPKGDRGELAVETMTETGVDAIVPWAAARCITQWKGERGAKALGKWRATAREAGKQSRRVRFPEIAEAATTKQVAALLADADFAAVLHEERDYGSEPLATAELPAEGEIVLVVGPEGGVAPEELALFEEAGAKAYRLGRTVLRTSTAGTAATALLLGRTGRWA; translated from the coding sequence ATGACGGCGCCGGTGTTCGTAGTCGAGTCGCTGGAGCGGGGCCACCTGTCCGGCGGCGAGTACGTGCTCGACGGTCCCGAGGGGCGGCACGCCGTCTCGGTGAAGCGGCTGCGGGTCGGCGAGGAGGTCGTCCTCACCGACGGGCTCGGGCGCTGGGCCGCGGGTGTCGTCAAGGCGGCCGAGGGCAAGGACCGGCTGGTCGTGGGCGTGGGTGCGGTGGCCGAGGAGCCGGTGGCACAGCCTCGTATCACCGTCGTCCAGGCCCTCCCCAAGGGCGACCGCGGTGAACTGGCCGTCGAGACCATGACCGAGACCGGCGTCGACGCGATCGTGCCGTGGGCGGCTGCCCGGTGCATCACGCAGTGGAAGGGCGAGCGGGGGGCCAAGGCCCTCGGCAAGTGGCGGGCCACCGCCCGCGAGGCCGGCAAGCAGTCGCGCCGGGTGCGCTTCCCGGAGATCGCGGAGGCGGCCACGACCAAGCAGGTCGCGGCGCTGCTCGCCGACGCCGACTTCGCCGCCGTACTGCACGAGGAGCGCGACTACGGCAGTGAGCCGCTCGCGACGGCCGAACTGCCCGCCGAGGGCGAGATCGTGCTCGTCGTCGGCCCCGAGGGCGGCGTGGCCCCCGAGGAACTCGCCCTCTTCGAGGAGGCGGGCGCGAAGGCGTACCGTCTGGGCCGTACCGTCCTGCGCACCTCCACCGCCGGGACCGCGGCGACGGCACTGCTCCTCGGCCGCACCGGCCGCTGGGCCTGA